The genomic DNA CTATGGCAAAGTATTATTCTGAGAAACGTGATTTTGGGGCCATGGGGATTATTCATTTGGTTAAGCCATTGCTGCTGATGCTGTTACCGTTTTTGCTTGTATTAAAACAACCAGATTTAGGAACAGCGTTGATTTTAGCCGGCTCAGGCGTAATTATGACCTTATTTGTTGGTGTAGAGAAAAAAATAATTATAACAACCATCATCTTGATGTTGGCTTCAGGGCCTATTGCATGGAAGTATGTATTGCGTCCATACCAGAAAGATAGGGTGATTTCTTTTCTTAATCCTGAAAAGTACCCTTTAAGCAAGGGATATCAAGTGATTCAATCTAAAATTGCCATTGGGTCGGGTCAATTTTTTGGTAAAGGGTATTTAAAGGGAACGCAAAGTAAATTACAGTTTTTGCCCAAGCAGCATACAGATTTTGTATTTTCAAATTTTGCAGAAGAGTTTGGTTTTTTAGGTTCCTTTTTTCTCATTGCTTTGTATACAGCGCTTGGCGTATTGGGCTTTTCAATTGCTTTGCATGCAAGAGACAGTTTTGGGCTGTTTTTAGCATTGGGCACCACAGCCTTACTGTTAACTCAGACCATCATTAATCTTGGGATGGAAATAGGAATGTTACCGGTTGTAGGTATGACTTTACCTTTTTTAAGTTACGGTGGCAGCTCGCTGCTCACAACTTTTGTTGGTGTAGGTATTTTAATGAATGTAAGTCTAAGGCGATATCTATTTTAAACTGCTTAGCCACCCTAACATAAAAAATATACTTTAGAGGCTATAGTATTAAAGTAAACGTTTATTAAGCCAAGGCTTGATCGAAGGCTGCAGATAGTTTTTCTTTTACACCGGCAGCTCCCACAATTTGTTCAACGATTTCACCATTTTTAAATAGAATCATGGTTGGGATGCTTCGTATGCCGTATTTGACGGGCACAGCTTGATTATCACTGGTGTTGAGTTTACAAATGCGAACTTTACCTTTGTATTCTTCAGCTAATTCATCCAATATTGGAGCTATGGCTAAGCATGGGCCACACCATTCTGCCCAGAAATCAACCAAAGTAGGAATGGGTGATTGAAGTGCTGCTTTTTCAAAACTGTCATCGGTTATATTGATAATTTCTGCATGTGCCATTTTTTTGGAATAAATTAAAATGCACTGAGTGTCAACTTGGCTTAAAGATTGAAGCAAAATATATTATACTAAAGGTCAAATGGTGCGTCATTCGAGTCATAAAGTAACAGCATTAAAAAAAAGTGATTTTTTAGATTTTTTTGCAATAATGGAGAAAAAGGCAATCAGTGCTAATATTGTTTTGGTATCGGGTGAAGTCAAATCGTTGTTTTTTTTAAAGCAAGGACGTATTATTGCCCACAAAAGTAATGTAGAACGAGAACATCATTTAAACCAACTTATTGAAAACTTGGATGCAGAGCAAAGAACATTTATTCAGCATGGTTTAGATCAGTTATCACCCTTTGATCAGTGGGCCTATTTATACAATAAAAATCTTATCAAAGAATCCGCTTACCAGGACTTTTTAGAAAAAGATTGTTCATCGATTATTTTGGCGCATTATAGTAGTAAAGAAACAAATGCTTTGAGAGTGTCCAATGTTGAGGCAGAACATCAACATATGTTGAGTATTGCGCCTTTTAAAATAGTGTTTGAGGCATTGAAACAAACCATAAAGATTGAAGCTGTAAATCAATATGAACAAGTCAATATCAAGGTTAAAAAAAAGGATGTATTTGACGCTTATCAAAAGTATGTAAGCCATGAATCTATTGTTTATGACAAAAAAAAAGAGCTTTTTTACGTTATGCACCCTCAATCAGAACTGGTTTTAGATTTGTATCTTTTAAAAGAATACCAAGTTGTTGATTTAGAGATGTTTTCTGAAAAAATTGAACAAAAATATAAAATTACAAGTGAAAAAGATTTGCTTAATAAAAATGCCTTTGAGGTTTTTGGTTTAGATGAAACTGCAAGTGGCGCAATAATAAAGAAAAAGTACATGGAAATGGTGGCCACGCATCATCCAGATAAAAATGGCAATTTACCTGAAAAAGAGAAAAGAACTATTGAAAAAATATTTTCTCAGATCACACTGGCCTATAAAAAGATTAGTACTGCTGAACAGAGAAAAGAGTATATAAAAGAACTATCAAAAATAAAAGAAAGTCAAAAAGCACAAAAAAAAGTAAAAGCTGAAACCATTTTTTTTGAAGGTTTAGCACAGATGAAAAATAAAAACTTTGATGGTGCCTATGAAAAATTTAATGAAAGCAACAAGATCTTACCAGATGAAAAATACCGCATTTATGCTGCGTGGAGTTATTTTCGTTTAGGAGTAAAAAATAACTCTAGAGCAACCATTGAAGAAGCTAGAGAAAATTTGAAAAAAGAAACTTTAAAAGATATGCCTATGCTAGAAGCTTTGTTTTACTTAGCCAGTATAGAAAAAAACTTGGGCAACTATAGACAAGCAAAAAAATACTTGTCTCAAGTCGTTGATAGAGATCCATATTTTATGAATGCAAAAGTTGAATTAAATTTAATTAACAAGAGAGTATAATGATGATTGCACAAGGTATATTACTGCTGTCATCGATTATATCTGTTTTTCTGTGCTTTGGATGTTTTTATCAAATGTCATTTAAACAGCGTAAACGTTGGGGAACTAAAAGTTTACTGGTCATTCAAGCTTTAAGTTTTTATCTCTATGCATGTTTAAACATACTATCTGGTTATAGAGTGTTTAAGCTGGCTGTAGACTATGTTTTTTTTAGCGCAGTACTTTTTTCAGTTGTTTTTGTTTTTTTATCATTGAGCATGCGGTTTCTTATTGGCAAGCTATGCATTGTATTGAATATTTTCTTCTCATGTCTAACAGTGTTTTTTTTACTGTGGTCTCAAAAAGAGCAGTTTTTACATCAAAACTATATACAAGAAACTGTTTGGCTGGTGCATATGTCATCAAATTGTACTGGGGTAATATTTTTAAGTATGTCCTTAATTCTTGGGGCTAATTATATACGAAACCAAAATTTAATTAAGCGACATAGTGATTTTAATCAGTTGGATCTTGTAACTTTATCTCTATCAAGGATCGACCATATGATGTCTAAATTATTATTTGTGGTATTTGCTGCAATTAATATCAGTTTACTTACAGGCATTGTTTTAGCGCATAGTTTATGGGATAGTTCTTGGTTGAGCAATCCTAAGTTTATTGTATCAGCGCTTATGTGGTGGATGTTTGCTATTCTAGTTTGGGGTAGGTTAAAAAAGGGCTGGAGAGGCAAAAAGTTTGTTCAAGGCCTTTTTGCTTGTGAAGTAGTTTTGGTGGGACTTTTACTATTGTCATTCATAAAATGAGTTTATTTTATAAAAAATTAGGTTTAATTGGCTTGAGTTTTAAAACAGCCAAACTAGCTCTTAGAGAGGCATTTTCATCTGAAGAAAAATTAACTCAATTTATTGATAGACAAATAAGTCAAAAACATATCAAAGGTGGTTTTTCTTTGTGCACCTGTAATAGAGTTGAAATTTATTATGAAAAAGAAAATACCGAAAAAAATCTTATCAATGAATTGATCAACTTTTTTTCAGTTGAGATTAATCAAAGTGATATTAATGATGCATTTTACACAAAAGAAAAAGAAGATGTTATAGAGCATGTTTTTAAAGTGGCCAGCAGTTTAGATTCTCTTGTTATTGGTGAGCCTCAAATTACTGCGCAGTTAAAAAAATCATATCAACAGGCACATGATGATAGCTTTGTTTCAGGAGAAATGCATAAATTCATTCATAGAGCTTTATCTGTATCTAAAAAAATAAAATCAAATACAGATATAGGAAAACATGCTGTTTCTATAAGTTATGTTGCCATAGAGCTAATAAAAAAAGTTTTTGATGATTTGAAAAATTGCAAAGTTTTATTACTAGGTGCAGGAGAAATGGCAGAGCTGTGTTTAAAGCATTTACAGGCAAAGGATGTCAAAAATATCAGCATTGCTAACCGATCACTAGAGAAAGCAATTAACCTATCTTCTTTATATCAAGCTTCGACAGTAGCATTTGATCAGTTTCATAAAGTAATACACCAGTTTGATATCGTTATTGCTTCTACAGGAGCTAGTAAGTTTATTGTGGAATATGAAGATATGAAACATGCCATGGATAAAAGAAAAAATAATCCTGTTTTTATTATTGATATATCGGTTCCAAGAAATGTAAATCCAAACGTAGAACAACTAAGCGAAGTTTATCTTTATAATGTTGACGATCTTGAAAAGATTTCGATTAATAATCAAAAAATTAGGTCAGATGAAGCTTTAAAAGCAGATTTGATTATTAGCGATGAAGTGAGTAAATTTATTGATTTACAAGAAAAAGAAGCAAATAAAGAGAGTATCGTTGAGTTAAGAAAGCACTATAACAAAATTTTTGAACATGAAATGAAAAAAATGTTAAAAACAATAAAATCAGTTAAAGATGATGATGTAGAAAAAATACAAAAAACCTTTGAAGCTGTACAAAAAAAAATCCTCGCCAATCCAATTAAATATGTTAAAGCAAAACCCAGTAAAGAAAAAATATCAGAACTGAGAAAAATTTTTAATATTGGCGATGACTAAAAAAAATAAAATAATCGTTGGAACCAGAGCCAGCCTCTTAGCAACCACTCAAACTGAACAAACCTGTAAAATGGTTTTTAACAATGACTGTGAGTATGAGTTAAAAAAAATTACAACCACGGGGGATGCAGATCAAAATAAGACATTTTCTGAGTTTGGTAGACAAGCGCTGTTTAGTAAGGAACTGGATGAAGCTTTATTGAATCACGAGTGTGATATTGCTATACATAGTTTTAAAGACCTTACGGGTGAAATTCCACAAGGTCTTAAGTTGCAAATGTTATGCAATCAAGTCGACTCCAGAGATTGTTTTGTTTCAGACAAATTTAAAAAAATTGATGATTTGCCACCGGGCGCAGTTGTTGGAACTTCGAGTATTCGCCGATATACAATTTTAAAAAAACACTTTCCGCATTTAAAAGTGAAACCTATTAGAGGCAATATAGATACAAGAATATCCAAAATGCAAAAAGGTGATTATGATGCGATTTTATTGGCAAAAGCTGGCCTGATAAGACTGAATAAGCAAAAAATAATAGCATCTAGTTTGGATGAAAGTATTTTTACACCGCCTTTAGGTCAAGGCTTGATTGCGATTGTTACCAGAAATAATGAAGATGTATTTCAATATCTAAATAAAGATAAAAATATCAACTATTTTGATGCGGTGATGTGTCTAAAAAAAATTATTTCTAGTTATGAAGGTGGGTGTTCACTGCCATTTGGTTTGGATATTCAAGTGAACGGTTATAAGCTGTGTTTTAATGTATACCTTGGAAATGCTGTAGAGGGTACAGAAGTTAGATTTTCTGTGTTGTATGACAATGATGGTTTAAGTGTATTAGAAGAAAAGTTCCGAAATATGATGGATAAAAATAACGCTTTATCAATCTGTAATGCCATGAAAAATTTTGCTATACCTTATGAAACAGATTGAAATTATTTTTACTGGAAAAGTAGATTCACAGTATATTGATAAAATTTTAAAAACTTATAATGGCATTGATGTTAAGCAATTTGATCTTCTTCAGTTTTCACCGGTAATCAATAGTAGTAATGTACATAGTTACGCTGACCTTATTCAGAAATCTACAATTATTTGTATAACAAGTAAAAAAACAGTAGAAATAATTTCACAGTACCCTGAAATTGCTCATGATTTATCAAAAAAAAAACTAGTGGTCTCAGGTGTTAAAGTTGCTAATTTTCTTAAAAAACAACTTAAAATAAACTCTT from bacterium includes the following:
- the ccsA gene encoding cytochrome c biogenesis protein CcsA; the encoded protein is MMIAQGILLLSSIISVFLCFGCFYQMSFKQRKRWGTKSLLVIQALSFYLYACLNILSGYRVFKLAVDYVFFSAVLFSVVFVFLSLSMRFLIGKLCIVLNIFFSCLTVFFLLWSQKEQFLHQNYIQETVWLVHMSSNCTGVIFLSMSLILGANYIRNQNLIKRHSDFNQLDLVTLSLSRIDHMMSKLLFVVFAAINISLLTGIVLAHSLWDSSWLSNPKFIVSALMWWMFAILVWGRLKKGWRGKKFVQGLFACEVVLVGLLLLSFIK
- the hemA gene encoding glutamyl-tRNA reductase yields the protein MSLFYKKLGLIGLSFKTAKLALREAFSSEEKLTQFIDRQISQKHIKGGFSLCTCNRVEIYYEKENTEKNLINELINFFSVEINQSDINDAFYTKEKEDVIEHVFKVASSLDSLVIGEPQITAQLKKSYQQAHDDSFVSGEMHKFIHRALSVSKKIKSNTDIGKHAVSISYVAIELIKKVFDDLKNCKVLLLGAGEMAELCLKHLQAKDVKNISIANRSLEKAINLSSLYQASTVAFDQFHKVIHQFDIVIASTGASKFIVEYEDMKHAMDKRKNNPVFIIDISVPRNVNPNVEQLSEVYLYNVDDLEKISINNQKIRSDEALKADLIISDEVSKFIDLQEKEANKESIVELRKHYNKIFEHEMKKMLKTIKSVKDDDVEKIQKTFEAVQKKILANPIKYVKAKPSKEKISELRKIFNIGDD
- the trxA gene encoding thioredoxin, whose protein sequence is MAHAEIINITDDSFEKAALQSPIPTLVDFWAEWCGPCLAIAPILDELAEEYKGKVRICKLNTSDNQAVPVKYGIRSIPTMILFKNGEIVEQIVGAAGVKEKLSAAFDQALA
- the hemC gene encoding hydroxymethylbilane synthase, with amino-acid sequence MTKKNKIIVGTRASLLATTQTEQTCKMVFNNDCEYELKKITTTGDADQNKTFSEFGRQALFSKELDEALLNHECDIAIHSFKDLTGEIPQGLKLQMLCNQVDSRDCFVSDKFKKIDDLPPGAVVGTSSIRRYTILKKHFPHLKVKPIRGNIDTRISKMQKGDYDAILLAKAGLIRLNKQKIIASSLDESIFTPPLGQGLIAIVTRNNEDVFQYLNKDKNINYFDAVMCLKKIISSYEGGCSLPFGLDIQVNGYKLCFNVYLGNAVEGTEVRFSVLYDNDGLSVLEEKFRNMMDKNNALSICNAMKNFAIPYETD
- the rodA gene encoding rod shape-determining protein RodA, with translation MSKYLSKSGRFDWGLFSLVMALLIISLFNLYSATLGLSTAKYFKSQVIWTVLSIVVAAGIALFDYRLWSRYVYPIYTVTILILLYVLFFGKTSQGAQRWIRVAGIAFQPSELAKITIVLTMAKYYSEKRDFGAMGIIHLVKPLLLMLLPFLLVLKQPDLGTALILAGSGVIMTLFVGVEKKIIITTIILMLASGPIAWKYVLRPYQKDRVISFLNPEKYPLSKGYQVIQSKIAIGSGQFFGKGYLKGTQSKLQFLPKQHTDFVFSNFAEEFGFLGSFFLIALYTALGVLGFSIALHARDSFGLFLALGTTALLLTQTIINLGMEIGMLPVVGMTLPFLSYGGSSLLTTFVGVGILMNVSLRRYLF
- a CDS encoding DnaJ domain-containing protein translates to MVRHSSHKVTALKKSDFLDFFAIMEKKAISANIVLVSGEVKSLFFLKQGRIIAHKSNVEREHHLNQLIENLDAEQRTFIQHGLDQLSPFDQWAYLYNKNLIKESAYQDFLEKDCSSIILAHYSSKETNALRVSNVEAEHQHMLSIAPFKIVFEALKQTIKIEAVNQYEQVNIKVKKKDVFDAYQKYVSHESIVYDKKKELFYVMHPQSELVLDLYLLKEYQVVDLEMFSEKIEQKYKITSEKDLLNKNAFEVFGLDETASGAIIKKKYMEMVATHHPDKNGNLPEKEKRTIEKIFSQITLAYKKISTAEQRKEYIKELSKIKESQKAQKKVKAETIFFEGLAQMKNKNFDGAYEKFNESNKILPDEKYRIYAAWSYFRLGVKNNSRATIEEARENLKKETLKDMPMLEALFYLASIEKNLGNYRQAKKYLSQVVDRDPYFMNAKVELNLINKRV